AATTGAATATGACATATGAACACCAAGGAGGAGAAggaaaagaatattatttagATGAAGATAAAACAGGAGACAGTCAACATAATGAACATGTGcataatgaaaatattaaatgcataaaaaaaaaaagtaataacgaagatataaatatatacttagAAATTAATCAAAGGGGTATAAATAATGACCATATAAATGATGACCATATAAATGATGACCATATAAATGATGACCATATAAATGATGACcatataaatgatgatcatataaatgatgaccatataaataatgatcatataaatgatgatcatataaatgatgaccatataaataatgatcatataaataatactttaaaaaataaattaaacGAAAAATGTTTCCTTCAAAAGGACAATTACATAAATAGTAGGGGAAAGCAAAAAAAAGGattaattaaaagaaaatacaATGAACTAACAAATGAAGAGAAATTAAAACATTGTAAACACAAAAACGAATTAGAAAATTATCCCAATATGAGAAAAACATTTTCacaaatattttcatctGAGGAAAGGGAAAGAAAAcgaaaaagaaaagaaaagagagaaaaaaaaacaaacacAAAAGATGATGTTGATAGAAAGGATAAAAGcgataaagataataaaaattatgaaaataatacaaatgataAAAGTGACAAAAATGAAGACGAAATATCTTCTCAAAAGGATAGTGACGAAAGTATAAaaactttttattttgagGAATTTgattttaattttgttttacTGGGAAGTGTGAAAAAAGGTTCAGATAGGCATAAGTCTTTATTGTTTAAAGTAAGAAATaggataaaaaaaaaaaaacaaaaaaaaaatcaataaaaaataaaaaatgaaaaataaaaaataaaaaataaattatctTACTTTTACATAAAACaattcaatatatatatatatatatatatatatatatatatttatttatttatttttaatttttgtaaGGTCTTGTGTGATTCTATTGATATACCATGCAGATATATACGTTATgttaaaaacaaaacagTTCATTATTTTAATCTTGTATTAATTCCTTCTATACCAggtaaataaataaataaaaataatacatacatatatatatatatatatatatatatatatatatgttagacaatataataattaatttgttatacatacaaaatatttatatatattattttccttttgtattttattcCTGTCCTAATTTAACCTTCTACTCGTATTCAAAAGCCCAAAATATTACGGAGTGTTTAATACCTATTTTTTgggaaaataataagataaaaattaaaacgAATTTGAATATTCAATcaaaaataacaatatctaattttttgaataatataaaaattaaatttaattttctCGATAATTTCTTCCTAaagtataattttttcacCAAAATAAgtggaaaaaaaagaaaaaaaaaaaaatatatatatatatatatatatatatatatatatatatatacatatttatatttttagtTTAACATTTCTCAATTATTATGacaataaaatattgtatAACATAGCTTTTTGATTGTCTgtttattttcttatacattatataattttttagaatatgggaaaataataatgaagtcataaatatagaagattatttcatatttgaaaaaaaacTAGGAATGGGTGGATTCGGTGAAGTGTGGAAGGTAAAATTAAAGAACGGAACAGATTTACATAATTCGTTTTTTTATTCTGATATCAAGAATACTTCGACGTTTGCCCTGAAAATATTGGATATGAAGTAAggacatatatatatatatatatatatattatatgttttaattgtatatataaacaacacatatatattatattatattatattttttatgttctCCTATTAGCGAATTTAATTTGAATGAATCTATCATTATGAGAGAAAAGGCACATACAAATATTGTCAAAATTTATTGTGTTTTTAAAGgtaaaaaatgaaatatatataagttatatatttttttggtttatttattttaagTAATTTTGAACTTTCccataaatatatatatatatatatatattatttactttttaggatatcaaatattaataaatagaCAGAAAGAAAACGAAAAGAAAGAATCCCTTTGCTTTCTTCTTGAATTAGCCGATACGTCTTTAGGTAACAAATGAATACcattacatttatattaatattatacaacatatatatatatgtatatatttgatgttttagaaaaattattttgcGACAAAAGGACTGTATACAATTTAAATTTTGTGAGACTCACACTTTTGGAGATAGCCAAGTtgagaaaataaatatataaataaaaatcatatatatgattgtacatatatatatatgtatatatatataaccCATTTCATTATACAGCATAATGTCCTATATCCATAAGCCTAATATTAAACAAGagttttatatatatcgTGACTTGAAACCAGATAATGTCTTAATAAaggttatatataacataaatcatatgtatatatatatatatatatttatttttctttgtccaaataaatataataagatacacatttatttttgtacATTCAAATACTGCTGAAGGGTAAGAAGATATTAATAACCgattttaatttatcaaGAAAAGTAGATCAAGATTTTGAATTTTTAATGAGTCAATGCTGTGGGACAAAAGGTCATTTAGCACCTGAGCAAAAAAGTGTATgttatgataaaaatgtgGATGTTTGGGCTTTctctattattatatctaaatttttaaaacatcAAAATTTTCACTACTTTTCTCATTGTATGTATGATATTAATTTGAGTCATTTTGAAATTCAAGTACAAAAATCCAAAAgaataacaaaaatatatatatatatatatttcatttttatttctacaacattttatttatttttttcataaataggatgaatttttaataaatttgttACTAGCTTGCATTGATGACAACCCTTTCATGAGACCAACATTTGAGGAAATATCTCAGtaaggaaataaaaatgaaaacatataaaaaaattcacACACGtatgcacatatatatatatatatgtttatatttatatatatatgtttatatttatttatatatgtttatgtttatatatatatgtttatatcTGTTATTTACCTTCCTTTTGCtcattttaaatatattcaaattTGTTGTCTTTTTTTACCCATTATTAGCTTGCTCTTCAATGAAATTATAAGAAACGAATTGGAACAAAATACCCGcttaaaaatgatgaatatttttaattataaaaaaaaaagaaaagaaataaaacCATGAAGAAATTAAGATACAgtcattttataaaatacaGATAATTCTAAAATAGataaaaatcatatatatttaaaatattgtcaaatatatatatatatatatattatattttaaaacttatgaaaaacaatatttattttgttacATTTTGTAAACATTTTAAACGTTTGTTTTGGAtgcatataaaatatgacaaaaaaataaaataaaatgaaaaaaattaaatatatatatattatatatatatatatatatatatttatttatttatttatttatttattaatatatataatatatgattttatgtaaataaGGTATCCCAAAAGAAATAACATAGAAACAATTATATTATGCACAAtaaacatttattataaaaaaaacatgGAAACGCTTATATgcatattaatatatttcatttttataatgttatatatattgaaaaaaaaaaaaaaataataataacaaatcTCTTCTTAATGAGACAAATACAATACTTCGCTGTAGAAGAATGTAAAAACAAGGATGggaaataagaaaaaaatttgacaataaaaaaaaaaaaaaaaaaaaaaaaaatacaaaaattaaaaaattaaaaaataaatatatttatatttacatgtttattatatgttgCCATGCATTATTTTGTCAAGATACACATAAGTAAGGTTGATACCGATGATATTATACCAAACGCGTAACTCAAATATCTTAACTGtaacattttataaaaggATGCAACAATTATACTACACAAGAATGTATTAGCTATTCTActtgtatataaaatagaCATATTCAAAGAAAAGTGTGTTTctccatatttttttagaGTAATAACAGGTATAGTTACAAAGCTACCCCCTATGcagaaataaaatagagCACATACtaaaacataataaatatatacatgtgATATAATTGGTAAGATAAAACAACAGAAGATAATACATATTCCTAATATGAATATAgtataattaattttaattttatcataaaTTATTCCCCATATTATTCTTCCAGCTATATTTGATAAACTATTAATAAAACTTCCATTTAAAGTAATTAATTTATCTTCAACATGTGTATAATTAATACCTATAATTTTCCAATacataataacaaaattgatataacaattaaataatacaacTGATATccataataaaaagaagaattTATCTTCtgtacattttttattataatattttccaATATAATTATCTGCAAATATTCTATCTAATGTTAACATACCAAAAAGAGAGTTTCCTTTTTGTTTActatcattatcatcattattatttttatcatcattcATAAAACCAAAACCAAActttcttttcttttttttcttcgTTGATTTAGTTGATCGTGAATGATCATTCTttatatcaatattattactatcagtatttgtattatatttatatttatcagTAGCTACATATccttcttcatttttttccaaatcaacaatatttttatcaacattatttgtattagaatttttttcctctgataataaattctttttttgcTTTTTAATTTCTGGATCATTGTCCATTTTAATTTCCATGGTTGCTAAAAATCCTCCCATAGTAGAAaagattaaaaaaataattgaTTGAAGAAATAAAACGTTTGGAACTCTATTCAAAACATCTTTAtcatcaaaataatattcagtggaattatttattttcttttggACAGGAGaaacattatttttattaatcaACATTGTTTGTAAGGgacaatataaaaatggaCTTAAGGATATAGctgatattattattccaCTTATAAAACCACGattgtttttaaaatgtttataaGCACATGATAAAGGTATCGTAAAACATATACCATATCCTACCGCATAAAAAAAACccataaatatacataacaatatataagaatGTGCATAAACTGaagataaataaaaagcTAAAAAGGTCATTAAACTACAAGCCAATATAGTTATACGCTCACCAAACTTTTTCTGAACAATATTCCCTACTAACATAAAAATTCCCAACGTTATTATTGTTAACTCATATATGAAAGCTACATCACGGTATGTCACATTGTTCCCTTTATATCTCAAGTAAGACGTaagataaatatttaaattacCATACGAATTTATTATACCTAAATGAAANNNNNNNNNNNNNNNNNNNNNNNNNNNNNNNNNNNNNNNNNNNNNNNNNNNNNNNNNNNNNNNNNNNNNNNNNNNNNNNNNNNNNNNNNNNNNNNNNNNNNNNNNNNNNNNNNNNNNNNNNNNNNNNNNNNNNNNNNNNNNNNNNNNNNNNNNNNNNNNNNNNNNNNNNNNNNNNNNNNNNNNNNNNNNNNNNNNNNNNNNNNNNNNNNNNNNNNNNNNNNNNNNNNNNNNNNNNNNNNNNNNNNNNNNNNNNNNNNNNNNNNNNNNNNNNNNNNNNNNNNNNNNNNNNNNNNNNNNNNNNNNNNNNNNNNNNNNNNNNNNNNNNNNNNNNNNNNNNNNNNNNNNNNNNNNNNNNNNNNNNNNNNNNNNNNNNNNNNNNNNNNNNAcaccaaaaaaaaaaaaaaaaagaaagaaagaataaatatataaaataaaaaataaaacaaaatagattattacaataataAGTATTAAgagtatattatatatacatatatatatatataatattatatatgataatatttatatattacataaatatttttcaattgataaatgtattaagataatattttttaatataaacttttaaacatattatttgaatatgacaagtatattaataatgCTTTTTCTATGTCTCTTCACAAACAAAcatgtaataaataaataaataaataaataaatatatatatatatatatatatatatatatatatatatttatttaataaaatatta
Above is a genomic segment from Plasmodium reichenowi strain SY57 chromosome 9, whole genome shotgun sequence containing:
- a CDS encoding monocarboxylate transporter, putative, whose product is IINSYGNLNIYLTSYLRYKGNNVTYRDVAFIYELTIITLGIFMLVGNIVQKKFGERITILACSLMTFLAFYLSSVYAHSYILLCIFMGFFYAVGYGICFTIPLSCAYKHFKNNRGFISGIIISAISLSPFLYCPLQTMLINKNNVSPVQKKINNSTEYYFDDKDVLNRVPNVLFLQSIIFLIFSTMGGFLATMEIKMDNDPEIKKQKKNLLSEEKNSNTNNVDKNIVDLEKNEEGYVATDKYKYNTNTDSNNIDIKNDHSRSTKSTKKKKKRKFGFGFMNDDKNNNDDNDSKQKGNSLFGMLTLDRIFADNYIGKYYNKKCTEDKFFFLLWISVVLFNCYINFVIMYWKIIGINYTHVEDKLITLNGSFINSLSNIAGRIIWGIIYDKIKINYTIFILGICIIFCCFILPIISHVYIYYVLVCALFYFCIGGSFVTIPVITLKKYGETHFSLNMSILYTSRIANTFLCSIIVASFYKMLQLRYLSYAFGIISSVSTLLMCILTK
- a CDS encoding protein kinase, putative translates to MNTDISENNDTNIYNATTENEKLYSIHSTKKKKNYELVNNSDETYNYISHHNLKDFNNDVLTTIHNDDKDTINYHKNDEKIKHVEREEDNINKTHIEMLRKLKSNQEINLKRGEEINKNVCTFLYDDFILSKKKKGLNKIINKLSLNTFNLYFRKHSNCYIQVPPVLNLLRGDIDDILIGLKYLFDNIDEINFLILNFLNKLKKKKKIQKNKVLLHLIDFILNKLFENNLNYRYKKTCILDFYDNLMFNKNTFFESGIINDAINIKDLRLIYFYKHNIKMKKEKNFLVKNKIYNYDKNREQNILQKRDKKNEDNTDQQYYHKNDNINKCNYFVINQSTHLLNEKYYRKKRRKKKYVCGEIPLPNKNIGIHKYLKNKSIFDNYGYNNLVINNKKEIFYNMDKCVQKYITDQRKCEESETNICTCIPNIIVNVNSDARLREIINTAKKEVRNVKNVLIKIKKIEHLVDKLIKYDKENIIVEDKNEETKGKKKCSQNKLNMTYEHQGGEGKEYYLDEDKTGDSQHNEHVHNENIKCIKKKSNNEDINIYLEINQRGINNDHINDDHINDDHINDDHINDDHINDDHINDDHINNDHINDDHINDDHINNDHINNTLKNKLNEKCFLQKDNYINSRGKQKKGLIKRKYNELTNEEKLKHCKHKNELENYPNMRKTFSQIFSSEERERKRKRKEKREKKTNTKDDVDRKDKSDKDNKNYENNTNDKSDKNEDEISSQKDSDESIKTFYFEEFDFNFVLLGSVKKGSDRHKSLLFKVLCDSIDIPCRYIRYVKNKTVHYFNLVLIPSIPAQNITECLIPIFWENNKIKIKTNLNIQSKITISNFLNNIKIKFNFLDNFFLKIWENNNEVINIEDYFIFEKKLGMGGFGEVWKVKLKNGTDLHNSFFYSDIKNTSTFALKILDMNEFNLNESIIMREKAHTNIVKIYCVFKGYQILINRQKENEKKESLCFLLELADTSLEKLFCDKRTVYNLNFVRLTLLEIANIMSYIHKPNIKQEFYIYRDLKPDNVLIKGKKILITDFNLSRKVDQDFEFLMSQCCGTKGHLAPEQKSVCYDKNVDVWAFSIIISKFLKHQNFHYFSHCMYDINLSHFEIQDEFLINLLLACIDDNPFMRPTFEEISHLLFNEIIRNELEQNTRLKMMNIFNYKKKRKEIKP